CTGGCTTTTATTCTTTACTTCCTGATTTTACTGACAATTATTGTTTTGGCTTATTGGGGAATTGTCCCTGTCAAAATTTCCGCCATTCCTTTTTATGACACAATTGGACATTTCATTTTATTAGGGTTTGCCAGTTACTTAGGTCACAAAGCTTTAGGGAACTGGATGATTCATATTTGGTCTCGTTCCATAAGCCTACCACTAGCACCGATTCTGATTAGTGTCTTTGCCTTATTTGATGAGAGTCTGCAAGCCCTCTCGCCGCTTCGTTCTTCCACCTTGTCCGACCTCGCTGCCAATCTAATTGGAATCTGGCTCTTTTACTGGCTAGCATCGTTGAAGTAAAGACTGGGAATCGTTTTTCGGGGTTGGTTACATTCTGAGCCTTTGGATGTGCTAGAGATTGATGGCGTCGCCGATGCTGCAATGATTTAGCGACTTTCTCAATCCTTGATGCGCGACAACTGGGCAGGAGCTATTGACATAAGAATGGGAGAACAGAGATTACTTCCCTTTTCCCCACTCTCTACCTCAAGAAGTATTCACCTAAATTAATGCGGTTTATGTGTATCTACAGACTTAATCCCAAGGATTAATGACAGACAACTTCTGTAGATTTATCCTTGATTTAGATAGCTTTAGACGATACAAGTCTAGTTCTACAAAGTCAAAAATTTTACAAAACAATCATTAAAAAGCTTACTATTCTCTTTTGGGGCTTTCAAGTGACTTAGTGTAGAAAGAAAGTAGGTCTAAAGAAAAGTCATTGAAAAAAAGACAGTTAACAAATTCTAAAAATTAAGGTTCAGGCGGAGGTTTAATATGTCTTATCGTTATAACCAAAATAAAGCTCCCTTTGTGAGAATTGTCTACTCAAAAGTT
This genomic stretch from Coleofasciculus sp. FACHB-1120 harbors:
- a CDS encoding VanZ family protein encodes the protein MKSNRRWVLAFILYFLILLTIIVLAYWGIVPVKISAIPFYDTIGHFILLGFASYLGHKALGNWMIHIWSRSISLPLAPILISVFALFDESLQALSPLRSSTLSDLAANLIGIWLFYWLASLK